From Novosphingobium decolorationis, one genomic window encodes:
- a CDS encoding polysaccharide biosynthesis/export family protein, with product MQFRLGMALSLLALSGCGAQVSRELPSVGVVEYRLSPGDQLHLEVFREETLSGDYVVNDAGAITLPMAGDFPVTGKTVAQARAELEALLAGGYVRDARVNLTMTEYRPVFILGEVARPGEYGYAQRMSVHALVAKAGGFTYRANEKVVYIRHALEGEETAYALTSAAAVMPGDTVRIGARYF from the coding sequence ATGCAGTTTCGTTTGGGGATGGCGCTGAGCCTTCTGGCGCTTTCAGGATGTGGTGCGCAGGTCAGCCGGGAACTTCCGAGCGTGGGTGTGGTGGAATACCGCCTGTCCCCGGGCGATCAGCTGCACCTTGAAGTCTTCCGCGAGGAAACCCTCAGCGGGGACTACGTGGTGAACGATGCGGGCGCGATCACGCTGCCCATGGCAGGGGACTTTCCGGTTACGGGCAAGACCGTGGCACAGGCGCGCGCCGAACTGGAGGCCCTGCTCGCAGGGGGATACGTCCGCGATGCCAGGGTCAATCTCACGATGACCGAATACCGCCCGGTCTTCATCCTGGGCGAGGTGGCCCGGCCCGGTGAATATGGCTACGCGCAGCGCATGTCCGTTCATGCCCTGGTCGCGAAGGCGGGCGGCTTTACCTACCGTGCCAACGAAAAGGTGGTCTACATCCGGCACGCGCTGGAAGGGGAGGAAACGGCCTACGCGCTGACCAGCGCGGCGGCGGTCATGCCGGGAGACACGGTGCGCATCGGTGCGCGCTACTTCTGA
- a CDS encoding GumC family protein, translating into MNLPALYEPQGRPPQLLARDTGTYREEDGEDAISVRFLFAMLMRRREVVVLTLALCVLLALVFTSAQSRIYSASADVVMITGDTQIAPEDEGEAREGPTRAEDVETQIQLIRSRDMAGQVLEATGLEEDPTFRADVLEPRSMLDNLLGSVGLSDRQGGSQEIDAGTLRERAVTYLIKRIHVVRVGNSFNLRIEFSDVDAARTAQVVNTYARLYTLDDLQERARGSAEAAKTLREKVAELSETANAAFAKVQAYRVANGLISSSATGLTEQEISTYNQQVASARAEAARDAAALQSARSQMAVGGAGNVGSAASSPVVASLRAQRAQLVTRERDLSQRYFDENPELVTVRRQISDLDTQIAAEVNRSLQALSTQARASAQRLSSLLASRNGTRAQLGADNTALVALAGLEKEADAAQSLYRSYLEQLNKVVAGSGTERPAARLISAANVPGLPVSPNLALNLALGAVAGIFAGALLAIVSEISYRGFTTMEDVEKRLGVPGLGAIPAFATVQPHSASPLETVRDFPDGAFSEALRNVIVSVRYLTGGAGRVIALASSVPGEGKTTLSACLGRSLATAGEKVVVVDCDVIRMQLSRMFAFDNGQPGLMEALAAEDSPIPCYEEPQSEMRIVPITRAFAKGERLTERGRFARMVARLREDYDVVLLDCPPVLPIAETRDIIACADATLLVVGWRKTTDRVVRAAMRLLPARARKNLGVVLNKVDMEKQVRFGGDDAASFYTQYAGYYR; encoded by the coding sequence TTGAACCTGCCCGCCCTCTACGAGCCGCAAGGCCGACCGCCGCAGCTTCTCGCCCGGGATACCGGGACCTACCGTGAGGAGGATGGCGAGGACGCCATCTCGGTGCGCTTTCTTTTCGCCATGCTCATGCGGCGCCGGGAGGTCGTGGTCCTCACCCTGGCCCTGTGCGTCTTGCTGGCTCTTGTCTTTACCTCGGCGCAGTCCCGCATCTACTCGGCGAGCGCGGACGTCGTGATGATTACCGGCGATACCCAGATTGCACCCGAAGACGAAGGGGAGGCTCGGGAAGGGCCGACCCGGGCCGAGGACGTGGAAACACAAATTCAGCTGATCCGCTCGCGCGATATGGCCGGCCAGGTCCTCGAGGCGACGGGATTGGAGGAGGACCCGACCTTCCGAGCCGATGTGCTGGAGCCGCGCTCGATGCTGGACAATCTTCTTGGCTCCGTAGGGCTGTCGGACAGGCAAGGCGGGAGCCAGGAGATCGACGCGGGGACCCTGCGGGAGCGGGCGGTTACCTATCTGATCAAGCGCATCCATGTCGTCCGGGTGGGCAATTCCTTCAACCTGCGTATCGAATTTTCCGACGTGGACGCCGCGCGCACGGCACAGGTCGTCAATACCTATGCACGGCTCTACACGCTCGATGATCTGCAGGAACGGGCACGCGGAAGCGCCGAAGCGGCGAAAACCCTGCGCGAGAAGGTCGCGGAACTGAGCGAAACGGCGAATGCCGCCTTTGCGAAGGTGCAGGCCTATCGCGTGGCCAATGGCCTGATCTCGTCTTCGGCAACCGGGCTGACGGAGCAGGAAATTTCCACCTACAACCAGCAGGTGGCCAGCGCCCGCGCTGAAGCCGCGCGCGACGCAGCTGCCCTGCAGAGCGCGCGTTCGCAGATGGCCGTCGGCGGAGCGGGCAACGTCGGCTCTGCCGCGTCCTCCCCGGTGGTCGCGTCGCTGCGCGCCCAGCGTGCGCAGCTGGTGACGCGTGAACGCGACCTTTCGCAGCGCTACTTCGATGAAAACCCCGAACTGGTCACGGTGCGTCGCCAGATCTCGGATCTCGACACGCAGATCGCAGCCGAAGTCAATCGCTCGCTGCAGGCCCTGTCCACGCAGGCTCGCGCTTCCGCGCAGCGCCTTTCGTCGCTGCTCGCGAGCCGCAATGGCACGCGTGCGCAGCTTGGGGCGGACAACACCGCGCTGGTGGCCCTGGCCGGTCTCGAGAAGGAGGCCGATGCGGCCCAGTCGCTCTATCGCAGCTATCTGGAACAGCTCAACAAGGTGGTTGCGGGCAGTGGTACCGAACGCCCGGCCGCGCGCCTCATCTCGGCGGCCAACGTGCCTGGACTGCCCGTGTCGCCCAACCTCGCGCTCAACCTGGCGCTGGGCGCGGTGGCGGGCATCTTCGCGGGTGCACTGCTGGCGATCGTCTCGGAGATTTCCTACCGCGGTTTCACCACCATGGAGGATGTCGAGAAGCGCCTGGGCGTGCCAGGCCTCGGCGCGATCCCGGCCTTTGCAACCGTCCAGCCGCACAGCGCCTCGCCGCTGGAGACCGTGCGGGACTTCCCGGATGGCGCTTTCTCCGAGGCCTTGCGCAACGTGATCGTCTCGGTGCGCTATCTGACCGGGGGGGCGGGCCGTGTCATTGCTCTCGCCTCATCCGTGCCGGGCGAAGGCAAGACCACGCTTTCGGCGTGCCTGGGGCGCTCGTTGGCGACGGCGGGAGAGAAGGTGGTCGTGGTCGATTGTGACGTGATCCGCATGCAGCTGAGCCGCATGTTCGCTTTCGATAATGGACAGCCGGGTCTGATGGAGGCGCTGGCCGCAGAAGACAGTCCGATCCCGTGCTACGAAGAACCGCAATCGGAAATGCGGATCGTTCCGATCACCCGTGCCTTCGCAAAGGGGGAGCGATTGACCGAGCGGGGGCGCTTTGCCCGGATGGTCGCGCGGCTGCGCGAGGACTATGACGTGGTCCTGCTCGACTGCCCGCCGGTTCTGCCGATCGCCGAGACGCGGGATATCATCGCCTGTGCCGATGCGACCTTGCTGGTGGTGGGGTGGCGCAAGACCACCGACCGGGTTGTCAGGGCCGCAATGCGGCTGCTGCCCGCGCGGGCGCGCAAGAACCTGGGCGTTGTCCTCAACAAGGTCGATATGGAAAAGCAGGTGCGCTTCGGAGGGGACGATGCGGCCAGTTTCTATACGCAGTATGCGGGGTATTACCGGTGA
- a CDS encoding outer membrane beta-barrel protein: MTACPASSERIEGTRRPGASAVVGAAISGRWGWWIGGASLAMGGVAMPAGLQAQSLGAGWALDGTPSLDRPGVAGNRIEPGFEATPLHVGSFQLEPRISAIGGYDGNVFNEPDARRDAALVVAPRLDVALDDPRHRVNVVLSGRLRRFARTGTENSDAYGARGNAQFALGPDMQFAVTLEAARQIEPRSSSGAAINAREPVSYHRLGGEAALQFDLGRLRVSGGAGVRRVSYNDLDLRDGNTRDQSFRDTRALSADLRIAYDLSGFLSAFVEARGDTRHSFRAAPDQARDSRGGAITAGIKGEIAPLVSVEASAGYQVRDYDNPDFRDFQGVGFALEGEWYATPLLTLQVRGERRFRNSGNRDVAGILADTFTATVFYDPTRRLRLSLAGEVARDNYRDVTTRAWRLRTDVQIQYRLNRHVALAGQVYWRDQHVSGAPLVNAFTAFGAGLGLTITP, from the coding sequence ATGACGGCATGTCCCGCCAGTAGCGAACGGATCGAGGGAACACGCCGCCCCGGTGCATCGGCAGTGGTTGGCGCCGCCATCTCGGGGCGCTGGGGCTGGTGGATCGGAGGCGCGAGCCTTGCGATGGGGGGCGTCGCGATGCCTGCCGGTCTGCAAGCGCAGAGCCTGGGGGCGGGATGGGCGCTTGATGGCACGCCGTCGCTGGACCGGCCCGGGGTTGCCGGCAACCGTATCGAGCCCGGGTTCGAGGCGACGCCCCTGCATGTGGGTTCGTTCCAGCTTGAGCCCAGGATCTCGGCCATTGGGGGATACGATGGCAATGTCTTCAATGAACCCGACGCGCGCCGCGACGCGGCGTTGGTCGTGGCTCCTCGCCTCGATGTCGCGCTCGACGATCCCCGGCATCGCGTGAATGTCGTGCTGTCCGGTCGCTTGCGCCGCTTTGCACGGACCGGGACGGAAAACAGCGACGCGTACGGCGCACGTGGCAACGCCCAGTTTGCGCTGGGCCCCGATATGCAGTTCGCCGTGACACTCGAAGCTGCCCGGCAGATCGAACCGCGCAGTTCTTCGGGGGCCGCGATCAATGCGCGTGAGCCGGTGAGCTACCACCGCCTTGGCGGGGAAGCGGCCCTGCAGTTCGACCTTGGCCGCTTGCGGGTGTCCGGTGGGGCAGGGGTTCGCCGTGTGTCTTACAACGATCTGGATCTGAGGGACGGGAATACCCGCGACCAGTCCTTCCGCGATACGCGGGCATTGTCGGCCGATCTGCGGATTGCTTACGACCTTTCGGGATTTCTCTCCGCGTTTGTCGAGGCGCGGGGGGATACGCGCCATTCGTTCCGCGCTGCGCCCGACCAGGCCCGCGATTCGCGTGGCGGGGCGATCACCGCAGGGATCAAGGGCGAAATCGCGCCGCTGGTTTCGGTGGAGGCCTCCGCAGGCTACCAGGTGCGCGACTACGACAACCCCGATTTTCGCGATTTCCAGGGAGTTGGCTTCGCCCTTGAGGGGGAGTGGTACGCGACCCCCTTGCTGACCTTGCAAGTGCGCGGGGAGCGTCGGTTTCGGAACAGCGGCAACCGGGATGTGGCCGGTATCCTGGCGGATACGTTCACCGCAACCGTGTTCTACGATCCAACGCGGCGCCTTCGCTTGTCGCTCGCAGGGGAAGTCGCTCGGGACAACTACCGCGACGTCACCACGCGGGCGTGGCGTCTGCGCACCGATGTCCAGATTCAGTATCGCCTCAACCGGCACGTCGCGCTCGCCGGGCAGGTCTACTGGCGCGACCAGCATGTGTCCGGTGCGCCGCTTGTCAACGCTTTCACCGCATTCGGGGCGGGCCTGGGCCTGACCATCACCCCATGA
- a CDS encoding glycosyltransferase family 4 protein, which produces MGVRPERVVVLHDFSEVLGGASHLVQVLIGQLRARGIPVTFIAGDTGTHFTREDVAFVPLGGKDLLARSRPGALALGLHNPVTLRSVREWIAMYDTPGTIYHLHGWSKVLSPSVFAALKPVARRLVLHAHDYFNACPNGGFFDYREERDCELKPLSRACLMRRCDKNSQAQKFWRVGREALRRHWQDGVSNAARMLLIHPGQARLFQQGGWPEDRLHAVRNPVTPPCQARVRAEANCGVLFLGRISREKGADLAALAAKEAGVPITFVGEGADEGALRALHPGARFLGRLDRDGVAQAMAEARVAVMPSRWSEPFGLVALEAIGSGLPVIASARALVGPEIAEAGFGLALDTADITQFAAGIAKLHADDALVRQFSEAGRAHYRDLCHGPEGWAEAVLDHYGHVLRQSWDLGAATPG; this is translated from the coding sequence GTGGGAGTGAGGCCCGAGCGAGTGGTCGTTCTGCACGATTTCAGCGAAGTGCTGGGTGGGGCATCCCACCTGGTCCAGGTGCTGATTGGGCAATTGCGGGCGCGGGGCATTCCGGTCACCTTCATCGCCGGGGATACGGGCACCCACTTCACGCGTGAGGATGTCGCCTTCGTACCGTTAGGCGGAAAGGACTTGCTGGCGCGTTCCCGGCCCGGTGCGTTGGCGCTGGGGCTTCACAATCCGGTTACGCTGCGCAGCGTGCGGGAATGGATCGCGATGTACGACACGCCCGGCACGATCTATCATCTGCACGGCTGGTCCAAAGTCCTCTCGCCCTCCGTTTTTGCAGCCCTGAAGCCGGTAGCGCGGCGTCTTGTCCTGCACGCGCACGACTATTTCAATGCGTGCCCCAATGGAGGCTTCTTCGATTACCGGGAGGAGCGAGACTGCGAGTTGAAGCCCCTGTCACGGGCGTGTCTCATGCGGCGCTGCGACAAGAATTCCCAGGCGCAGAAGTTCTGGCGTGTCGGGCGTGAGGCGCTGCGCAGACACTGGCAGGATGGAGTATCGAACGCAGCCCGTATGCTGCTGATCCATCCCGGTCAGGCGCGGCTGTTCCAACAGGGGGGATGGCCCGAAGACAGGCTTCATGCCGTTCGCAATCCGGTGACCCCGCCCTGCCAGGCGCGCGTGCGCGCCGAGGCCAACTGCGGAGTTCTCTTCCTCGGACGGATTTCGCGTGAGAAGGGCGCGGATCTTGCGGCTCTGGCTGCGAAGGAGGCGGGCGTGCCGATCACGTTCGTGGGCGAAGGTGCCGATGAGGGCGCCTTGCGGGCGCTTCATCCCGGCGCCCGCTTCCTCGGGCGGCTCGATCGCGACGGCGTGGCACAGGCCATGGCCGAGGCGCGCGTGGCGGTCATGCCCAGCCGGTGGTCCGAGCCGTTCGGTCTCGTCGCGCTTGAGGCGATCGGCTCGGGCCTGCCCGTCATCGCCAGTGCGCGGGCGCTGGTGGGACCGGAGATCGCGGAGGCCGGGTTCGGGCTCGCGCTCGATACGGCGGATATTACGCAGTTCGCCGCAGGCATCGCGAAACTGCATGCGGACGATGCGCTTGTACGGCAGTTCTCCGAAGCTGGACGGGCCCACTACCGCGACCTGTGCCACGGCCCGGAAGGCTGGGCGGAGGCCGTATTGGACCACTACGGACATGTCTTGCGCCAATCGTGGGACCTGGGAGCCGCCACACCAGGTTGA
- a CDS encoding glycosyltransferase translates to MRGGERVLERLLRLFPQADIFTHVYDPARMSGALRGARVQESFVGRLPGARKHYQKYLPLMPMALEELDLRAYDLVISSESGPAKGVITRNDALHLCYCHSPMRYLWDHYQDYKSAAGRLSRALMPAMFHRLRQWDVSSAQRVDTILANSRFIARRVGKVWGREAEVVHPPVSVSEFAPSSQVGNRYLWVSQMTPYKRADVALEAFNRMGVPALMVGDGEMVREIERRAGPNVEVRRRLSFSELKEAYATCRALVFTPEEDFGIVPVEANASGRPVIAFGQGGVTDSIVNGKTGLFFPEQSVEALCEAISRFERWEGEFDPAAAVANAQRFAPEVFDAGILSAVEKLRARGPMSAPAMT, encoded by the coding sequence ATGCGGGGCGGCGAACGCGTGCTGGAGCGGCTCCTGCGTCTCTTCCCGCAGGCCGATATCTTCACCCACGTCTACGATCCGGCGCGCATGTCCGGGGCCTTGCGCGGGGCGCGCGTGCAGGAAAGCTTCGTCGGGCGGCTGCCGGGCGCGCGCAAGCACTACCAGAAGTACCTGCCGCTCATGCCGATGGCGCTCGAGGAACTGGATCTGCGTGCCTACGATCTTGTCATCAGTAGCGAATCCGGCCCGGCCAAGGGCGTCATCACGCGCAATGACGCGCTGCATCTTTGCTACTGCCATTCGCCGATGCGGTACCTTTGGGATCACTACCAGGACTACAAGTCGGCCGCGGGGCGGCTCAGTCGGGCGCTCATGCCCGCGATGTTCCACCGCCTGCGCCAATGGGATGTCAGTTCCGCGCAGCGCGTCGACACGATCCTCGCCAACAGCCGCTTCATCGCCCGCCGCGTCGGCAAGGTCTGGGGGCGCGAGGCCGAGGTTGTGCATCCCCCGGTCAGCGTATCGGAATTCGCGCCATCCTCGCAGGTCGGCAACCGCTACCTCTGGGTCAGCCAGATGACCCCCTACAAGCGCGCCGATGTCGCGCTGGAGGCCTTCAACCGCATGGGCGTGCCCGCGCTCATGGTGGGTGATGGGGAAATGGTGCGCGAGATCGAGCGGCGCGCCGGTCCCAATGTGGAGGTGCGCAGGCGCCTCAGCTTTTCGGAACTGAAAGAAGCCTACGCGACCTGCCGCGCGCTGGTCTTCACACCGGAAGAGGACTTCGGGATCGTTCCGGTGGAAGCCAATGCCAGCGGCAGGCCGGTGATCGCCTTTGGGCAAGGCGGGGTCACGGATTCGATCGTGAACGGAAAGACCGGGCTGTTCTTCCCCGAGCAGAGCGTCGAGGCGCTGTGCGAGGCCATCAGCCGGTTCGAGCGGTGGGAGGGGGAGTTCGATCCGGCCGCAGCCGTTGCGAACGCACAGCGCTTCGCACCCGAGGTGTTCGATGCGGGCATCCTGTCCGCGGTGGAAAAGCTACGCGCGCGCGGGCCAATGTCTGCGCCGGCGATGACATGA
- a CDS encoding TonB-dependent receptor domain-containing protein has protein sequence MKKPISALRLSAAMCGIATSLVASPALAEDAADISDPGQIVVTASTRAQEVKDAPASISVITRDDIDRLPYREVTDALLEVPGVTVTTGEGNSRDISIRGMSPQYTLILVDGKRLSARESRTNGGSISEGGLLPPLESIERIEVVRGPMSSLYGSDAMGGVVNVITRAIADTWSGSLRANGTMQLSDTFGNFGDANFYLSGPVTKGVGLQVQGSLNRRSEDSVIGGTPERRDESLAGKIGFEAGPDHRFLVEGGYYSQQTLSTVGKSVEANRGTEDPDGTIYAMTQRRYVGSLSHHGDWGFASDDTYVQYEDAKHVEGQKRIRNTVAQSIWAIPLPSNNLTLGGFYRNEDMTDLTSNGLSGSSRTGASRTNWALFAENELEISDSLHLTGGLRLDDDQQYGTHWTPRLYAVWNATPEITFKGGYSQGFRAPNLRQTLVDWGQNSRGGTIYGNPDLQAETSRTFEAVAMFDSGPLEASVTAYDTKFHDRITRITCSQASAWCIDEPLSSIGRPPTTYVNIDEARVRGIEVTLNLRLTPTLRLTTSGTLTDSEQLTGDNAGRALNDTPKQQASASLNWRPDERLSAYARAIYRGKEAVTEAQISGTNVFAASYTTVDIGGTYRISPEFSLHGGIQNLFDKRLDYDTSGYVIDPARLWLGVTARF, from the coding sequence GTGAAGAAGCCGATCAGTGCCCTGCGCCTCAGCGCTGCGATGTGTGGGATTGCAACGAGCCTTGTCGCAAGTCCGGCACTGGCCGAGGATGCGGCCGACATCAGCGATCCGGGCCAGATCGTCGTCACCGCCTCGACCCGCGCGCAGGAGGTGAAGGACGCCCCGGCCTCGATCAGTGTCATCACGCGCGACGACATCGATCGCCTTCCCTACCGCGAGGTCACCGACGCGCTGCTCGAAGTGCCCGGCGTCACGGTAACCACGGGCGAAGGCAATAGCCGCGACATCTCGATCCGCGGCATGTCGCCGCAGTACACGCTGATCCTCGTCGATGGGAAGCGCCTGAGCGCGCGCGAATCGCGCACCAACGGCGGCTCGATCTCCGAAGGTGGCCTCCTGCCCCCGCTGGAATCGATCGAGCGCATCGAAGTCGTGCGCGGGCCCATGTCCTCGCTTTATGGCTCGGACGCGATGGGCGGCGTCGTCAACGTCATTACCCGCGCCATCGCGGACACCTGGTCGGGCAGCCTGCGCGCCAACGGCACGATGCAGCTCTCCGACACGTTCGGCAACTTCGGCGATGCCAACTTCTACCTCTCGGGCCCTGTCACCAAGGGCGTTGGGCTCCAGGTCCAGGGTTCGCTCAACCGCCGCTCGGAAGACAGCGTGATTGGCGGCACCCCGGAGCGCCGCGACGAGAGTCTTGCCGGCAAGATCGGCTTCGAGGCCGGCCCCGACCACCGCTTCCTTGTCGAGGGAGGCTATTACAGCCAGCAGACCCTTTCCACGGTGGGCAAGTCGGTCGAGGCCAACCGCGGCACCGAGGACCCGGATGGCACGATCTACGCCATGACCCAGCGCCGCTACGTCGGTTCGCTCAGCCACCACGGCGACTGGGGCTTTGCCAGCGACGACACCTACGTCCAGTACGAGGACGCCAAGCACGTCGAGGGCCAGAAGCGCATCCGCAACACCGTCGCGCAGTCGATCTGGGCGATCCCGCTGCCGTCCAACAACCTGACGCTGGGCGGGTTCTACCGCAATGAGGACATGACCGACCTCACCAGCAATGGCCTCTCCGGTTCCAGCCGCACCGGCGCCTCGCGCACCAACTGGGCGCTCTTTGCCGAGAATGAGCTGGAAATCTCGGACAGCCTCCACCTCACCGGCGGCCTGCGCCTCGACGATGACCAGCAGTACGGCACCCACTGGACCCCGCGCCTCTACGCGGTGTGGAACGCCACGCCCGAGATCACCTTCAAGGGGGGCTACTCGCAGGGCTTCCGCGCGCCGAACCTGCGCCAGACCCTCGTCGACTGGGGCCAGAACAGCCGCGGCGGAACAATCTACGGCAACCCCGACCTGCAAGCCGAGACCTCGCGCACCTTCGAGGCCGTCGCCATGTTCGACAGCGGCCCGCTCGAAGCCAGTGTCACGGCCTACGACACCAAGTTCCACGACCGCATCACGCGCATCACCTGCTCACAGGCCTCCGCCTGGTGTATCGATGAGCCTCTGAGCTCGATCGGCCGTCCTCCGACGACCTACGTCAACATCGATGAGGCCCGTGTGCGCGGCATCGAGGTCACGCTGAACCTGCGCCTGACGCCGACACTGCGCCTGACCACCAGCGGCACCCTCACCGATTCCGAGCAGCTCACCGGCGACAACGCGGGCCGCGCGCTCAACGACACGCCCAAACAGCAGGCCTCCGCCTCGCTCAACTGGCGCCCGGACGAGCGCCTGAGCGCCTACGCCCGCGCCATCTACCGCGGCAAGGAAGCGGTCACCGAAGCGCAGATCAGCGGCACGAACGTCTTTGCGGCCTCCTACACCACGGTCGATATCGGCGGCACCTACCGCATTTCGCCTGAGTTCAGCCTGCACGGCGGTATCCAGAACCTCTTCGACAAGCGCCTCGACTATGACACCTCGGGTTACGTCATCGATCCGGCCCGCCTGTGGCTGGGCGTAACCGCGCGATTCTGA
- a CDS encoding HlyD family type I secretion periplasmic adaptor subunit, whose amino-acid sequence MNVHSSMLDPVALHGNEPLARAPEARGERRLARLSRLGLGTVGALVVGGLGLVALLPMAGAVIAPGTVTVETHVKEISHPYGGVAAAILVEDGDAVRKGQPLVRLDDSVTGAFATYAGLELDQLVARAARLRAIQAGARSIDFPEELRARASEPGVARAMEDEQLSFQLERRARADQLGQLRARVVQTRADADSYRSQLGALGEQEQLIRQELDQMRALYADRLTTLDRLNALERSAVGVRSEREGAGAGLVQARARVGELRVQMAGLSSRARSEAALELAQVEAAIAQHRRETAEARDRAERTVIRAPQDGLVDKLAVRTLGSVVPAGEPLMEIVPEADRLVVRAQVRPMDIDQVVSGGVAHVRFSALNMRTTPELEGKVTHIAADSSLDRVTGGTYYPVTITISDAEFDKLEKARISVGMPVEVFVQTEERTILHYIIRPLSDQLRRALRE is encoded by the coding sequence GTGAACGTCCATTCTTCCATGCTTGATCCGGTTGCGCTGCACGGCAACGAACCTCTCGCGCGTGCGCCCGAGGCTAGAGGGGAGCGCCGCCTGGCGCGCCTCTCCCGCCTCGGATTGGGGACGGTCGGCGCGCTGGTGGTGGGCGGACTTGGGCTCGTGGCCTTGCTCCCCATGGCGGGCGCGGTCATCGCGCCCGGCACGGTGACCGTGGAAACCCACGTGAAAGAGATTTCGCATCCCTATGGGGGAGTGGCCGCCGCAATCCTGGTCGAGGATGGCGATGCGGTGCGCAAGGGGCAGCCTCTGGTTCGGCTGGATGACAGTGTGACGGGGGCTTTCGCCACGTATGCGGGATTGGAGCTCGATCAGTTGGTCGCGCGTGCGGCGCGTTTGCGGGCGATCCAGGCGGGCGCACGGAGCATCGATTTTCCCGAGGAACTGAGGGCACGTGCAAGCGAACCGGGGGTGGCGCGGGCGATGGAGGATGAACAGCTCAGCTTCCAGTTGGAGCGACGTGCCCGCGCGGACCAGTTGGGGCAGTTGCGCGCGCGGGTGGTCCAGACACGCGCGGATGCCGACAGCTATCGCAGCCAGTTGGGCGCGCTGGGGGAGCAGGAGCAATTGATCCGGCAGGAACTGGACCAGATGCGCGCGCTCTACGCGGATCGGCTGACCACGCTCGACCGCCTCAACGCGCTGGAGCGCTCGGCGGTCGGCGTGCGTTCCGAGCGTGAAGGCGCAGGCGCTGGTCTGGTGCAGGCCCGCGCGCGGGTCGGCGAATTGCGGGTGCAGATGGCAGGTCTTTCCAGCCGCGCGCGCAGCGAGGCGGCGCTGGAGTTGGCCCAGGTCGAGGCGGCTATCGCGCAGCACCGACGTGAAACGGCCGAGGCCCGCGACCGCGCCGAGCGAACGGTGATCCGCGCCCCGCAGGATGGGCTTGTCGACAAGCTCGCCGTACGAACCCTGGGAAGTGTGGTCCCGGCGGGCGAACCCCTCATGGAGATCGTCCCGGAAGCCGATCGTCTGGTTGTGCGCGCGCAGGTGCGGCCCATGGATATCGATCAGGTCGTGTCGGGCGGCGTGGCCCATGTTCGCTTCTCGGCGCTCAATATGCGCACGACCCCCGAACTGGAGGGCAAGGTGACGCATATCGCCGCCGACAGTTCCCTGGATCGAGTGACGGGGGGCACATACTATCCGGTCACTATCACCATTTCGGATGCAGAGTTCGATAAGCTCGAAAAGGCCCGTATTTCGGTGGGTATGCCCGTCGAAGTATTTGTGCAGACCGAAGAGCGTACGATCCTGCACTACATTATTAGGCCGCTTTCGGATCAACTCCGGCGGGCGCTGCGCGAGTAG